The following coding sequences lie in one Alloacidobacterium dinghuense genomic window:
- a CDS encoding DUF6599 family protein, whose product MFRRLFSIAVLAAVSTCNCAAGPPGVPFPPDKLPPPPILPADFAGWRQAVAPQRSTAPEAADQANAAVLHEYGFAEFAAANYTQPDNKLNVRAIRFQDATGAYGAFTFYRRPGMLKEDIGSDGAFDGAHVLFWTGTIVIDATFDHLTAMSAAQLRELANDLPKTSGPTSVAPPLPKYLPITSLNPNTVHYAVGPVAYARSGGVLPPNVIDFDREAEAVTANYTTQSSDGTLTLLMYPTPQMAIHQQQTIQTLLKTGNSPQAAWPQALADSNEASLLVRRSGPLIAITSGSFSVDEARKLLNSINYSADITWNHPEGYVSEASKTARLLLGIAYLTGILGAAAIILGLFFGGGRAALRRLRGKPISTLNDEEFISLKLR is encoded by the coding sequence ATGTTTCGCCGCTTGTTTTCCATCGCAGTCCTCGCCGCAGTCTCCACTTGTAATTGTGCAGCGGGGCCTCCTGGGGTCCCGTTTCCACCTGACAAGCTCCCGCCACCCCCGATTTTGCCTGCTGACTTCGCAGGATGGCGCCAGGCAGTCGCTCCACAGCGAAGCACCGCACCCGAAGCAGCCGACCAGGCCAATGCCGCAGTGCTGCACGAATACGGCTTCGCGGAATTCGCTGCAGCGAACTACACGCAACCCGACAACAAACTGAACGTGCGCGCCATCCGTTTCCAGGATGCAACCGGCGCATACGGAGCTTTCACTTTTTACCGACGTCCGGGCATGTTGAAGGAAGACATCGGCAGCGATGGAGCATTCGATGGTGCCCACGTTCTTTTCTGGACCGGAACCATTGTGATCGATGCAACCTTCGATCACCTGACCGCCATGTCCGCCGCACAACTGCGTGAACTGGCAAACGATCTTCCAAAAACCAGCGGCCCCACATCAGTCGCGCCGCCACTTCCAAAATATCTGCCCATCACATCGCTTAATCCAAATACGGTGCACTACGCTGTTGGCCCAGTGGCGTATGCGCGCAGCGGAGGGGTCCTGCCCCCAAATGTGATTGACTTCGACCGAGAAGCCGAAGCGGTAACGGCGAATTACACCACACAGAGCAGCGATGGCACGCTGACGCTTCTCATGTATCCCACGCCGCAGATGGCGATCCATCAGCAGCAGACGATACAGACGCTGCTGAAAACCGGGAACTCACCACAAGCCGCATGGCCGCAAGCACTCGCGGACAGCAATGAAGCGAGCCTGCTGGTTCGCCGCAGTGGGCCGCTCATCGCCATCACCAGTGGAAGCTTCTCTGTCGACGAAGCACGTAAGCTGCTGAACTCCATCAATTACAGCGCCGACATCACCTGGAACCATCCCGAAGGATACGTCAGTGAAGCCTCGAAGACAGCGCGCCTCTTGCTGGGCATCGCCTATCTCACAGGAATTCTCGGGGCGGCAGCCATCATCTTAGGTCTGTTCTTCGGGGGTGGGCGCGCCGCACTTCGACGATTGCGCGGCAAGCCAATTTCCACCCTGAACGATGAGGAGTTCATCAGCCTGAAGCTGCGATAA
- a CDS encoding potassium channel family protein translates to MFLSALMFVPVILSTVKLSQTKRWMRVSVLLMLGVLALGVASVIWPNRTLLGIKWGLLAVFFCLAVIGLFSYLRNAGSVTSEHLYTAMSIYLLLGMAWFAVYCAMDVVYPGSFGHPNNTVSDRQSELLYFSLITLSTVGYGDVVPLQSEARMLAALEGITGVLYVAITVAILVSAYRRQNSSDQA, encoded by the coding sequence ATGTTCCTCAGTGCATTGATGTTCGTGCCCGTCATTCTGTCGACAGTGAAGTTATCGCAAACAAAGCGATGGATGAGGGTATCGGTTCTTTTGATGCTCGGCGTCCTGGCCTTGGGCGTGGCAAGTGTGATCTGGCCGAATCGAACTCTACTCGGAATCAAATGGGGATTGCTGGCTGTATTCTTTTGCCTTGCTGTTATAGGGCTCTTCTCATACCTGAGGAATGCTGGTTCCGTTACCAGTGAGCATCTCTATACCGCGATGAGCATTTATCTGTTGCTCGGGATGGCCTGGTTCGCTGTTTACTGCGCGATGGATGTCGTCTACCCCGGCTCCTTTGGGCATCCCAACAACACCGTTTCCGATCGTCAGAGCGAGTTGTTGTACTTCAGCCTGATCACTCTTTCAACCGTCGGTTACGGCGATGTGGTTCCGCTTCAGAGCGAGGCACGGATGCTGGCTGCACTGGAAGGCATCACGGGTGTTCTCTATGTCGCGATCACCGTTGCGATATTAGTCAGTGCTTACCGGCGTCAGAATTCATCCGATCAGGCATAG
- a CDS encoding serine hydrolase, whose product MEIYRRLFGRIAPVLILWIGCTAPRAEDSAGRMDQVVQSYVTGKQFMGSVLVARDGQMLLDKGYGYANLEWQIPDSPEAKFRLGSITKQFTAASILLLEERGKLKTEDPVKKYMPDAPPAWDKITIYNLLTHTSGIPSFTGFPDYHSSEATPTTPEKLVARFRDKPLEFQPGEKWNYSNSGYVLLGYLIEKISGKSYKDFVEENIFKPLGMNDSGYDSNTAIILHRAYGYSPGTNGPEKAGYIDMSIPFSAGALYSTTHDLLRWEEGLFGGKLLSAVSLKKMTTPFKENYACGLMVRSVNGHKEIDHGGGIEGFNTELAYYPDEKLTVVVLGNLNGGAPGDIAAKLAAVVHGEKVVLPSERKEVTVPSAVLAKYVGTYELAPTFSMVITLEGNQLMEQATNQPKFPIFAESETEFFLKVVDARIEFFKNDKGEVTHLVLHQGGRDTKGVKK is encoded by the coding sequence ATGGAAATATATCGACGCCTGTTCGGTCGCATCGCGCCTGTTTTGATTCTTTGGATTGGCTGCACGGCTCCGCGCGCGGAGGACAGTGCGGGGCGCATGGACCAGGTTGTGCAGTCTTATGTAACGGGCAAGCAGTTTATGGGATCCGTTCTTGTGGCGCGGGATGGACAGATGCTTCTCGACAAAGGCTATGGTTACGCCAATCTGGAGTGGCAAATACCGGACTCACCGGAAGCGAAATTCAGGCTGGGATCCATCACAAAACAGTTCACTGCCGCTTCCATTTTGCTGCTTGAGGAACGCGGCAAGCTGAAAACTGAGGATCCGGTGAAGAAGTACATGCCCGATGCGCCACCGGCTTGGGACAAAATCACGATCTACAACCTGTTGACGCATACTTCCGGAATTCCGAGCTTCACTGGCTTTCCGGACTATCACTCGAGTGAGGCCACGCCGACTACGCCTGAGAAACTGGTCGCCCGTTTTCGCGACAAACCTCTGGAGTTCCAGCCGGGAGAAAAGTGGAACTACAGCAACTCCGGATATGTGCTTCTGGGATACTTAATCGAAAAGATCAGCGGCAAGAGCTACAAGGACTTCGTTGAAGAGAACATCTTCAAGCCGCTGGGCATGAACGATTCCGGGTACGACTCGAATACCGCAATCATTCTGCATCGCGCCTACGGCTACTCCCCTGGAACGAACGGTCCGGAGAAAGCGGGCTACATTGATATGAGCATTCCTTTTTCGGCGGGTGCTCTCTACTCCACGACTCACGATTTGCTGCGCTGGGAAGAAGGGCTGTTCGGGGGTAAGCTTCTTTCTGCTGTGTCATTGAAGAAAATGACCACGCCCTTTAAAGAGAACTATGCATGCGGGCTCATGGTGCGAAGCGTGAACGGGCACAAAGAGATTGACCATGGCGGCGGCATCGAGGGATTCAATACCGAACTCGCTTACTATCCAGATGAGAAATTGACTGTCGTGGTGCTTGGAAATCTTAATGGGGGTGCACCGGGAGATATTGCTGCAAAGCTCGCGGCGGTTGTTCACGGCGAAAAGGTCGTACTGCCTTCGGAGCGCAAAGAAGTCACTGTGCCTTCGGCCGTCCTTGCCAAGTATGTCGGCACCTATGAACTAGCGCCGACGTTCAGCATGGTGATTACCCTCGAAGGCAATCAATTGATGGAGCAGGCTACGAATCAGCCCAAGTTCCCGATCTTCGCAGAATCCGAGACCGAGTTCTTCCTGAAAGTGGTGGATGCACGGATCGAATTTTTCAAGAACGATAAAGGTGAGGTCACACACTTGGTGCTACACCAGGGTGGAAGGGACACTAAGGGTGTGAAGAAATAG